A single genomic interval of uncultured Desulfobulbus sp. harbors:
- a CDS encoding DNA topoisomerase IV subunit B, translated as MTEHQYDESKIKTLSSLEHIRKRPGMYIGRLGNGSHPDDGIYILLKEILDNAVDEFIMGHGKKVDVHVGEDGLCRVRDYGRGIPLGKVVECVSVINTGAKYNTEVFQFSVGLNGVGTKAVNALSSHFKVTAFRDGKFKAATFERGVLSKEEEGDTSEKNGTQVEFLPDAESFPGYKFDPEYVDQRLWRYAYLNSGLTLNLDGSLYLSKHGLLDLLDREVSSDSMYPPIHYVDTSIEFAFTHTDDYGESYFSFVNGTYTSEGGTHLSAFREGILKGVNEFTGKKFNGQDVRDGIVGILAIKVQEPVFESQTKNKLGNTDIRGGIVNAVKDAVATHLYKFPEAAEVLVDKVQRNERVRRELQSVRRDAKAKAKKIAFKIPQLKDCKYHPSRGQASKAGRENMLFITEGQSAAGSIVSARDPMIQAVFSLKGKPMNVFGQRLDVLYKNEEMYSLMQALNIEESISDLRYDKVIIATDADVDGLHIRNLLLTFFLHYFEQLLKHERVYILETPIFRVRNKQQTIYCYSDEDMDRAFKTLKAKSKADRSVETTRFKGLGEISPAEFKQFIGADMRIKQVRLDSLSEVSRVLRFYMGKNTPERKQYIMDHLIVRPE; from the coding sequence ATGACCGAACACCAGTACGACGAATCCAAGATCAAAACCCTGAGTTCTCTGGAACACATCCGCAAGCGGCCCGGTATGTATATCGGTCGTCTGGGCAACGGTTCCCACCCGGATGACGGCATCTACATCCTGCTCAAAGAGATCCTGGACAATGCGGTGGATGAGTTCATCATGGGGCACGGCAAAAAGGTCGATGTCCATGTGGGCGAGGACGGTCTCTGCCGGGTGCGCGACTACGGTCGCGGTATTCCGCTGGGCAAGGTGGTGGAGTGCGTCTCGGTGATCAACACCGGAGCCAAATACAACACCGAGGTGTTTCAATTTTCCGTTGGCCTCAACGGCGTGGGCACCAAGGCGGTCAACGCCCTCTCCTCCCATTTCAAGGTTACCGCCTTCCGCGACGGTAAGTTCAAAGCCGCCACCTTTGAACGCGGAGTACTCTCCAAGGAGGAGGAAGGCGACACCAGCGAGAAAAACGGCACCCAGGTGGAATTCCTCCCCGACGCGGAGAGTTTTCCCGGGTACAAGTTCGATCCCGAGTATGTGGACCAACGGCTGTGGCGCTATGCCTACCTCAATTCCGGGCTCACCCTCAACCTCGATGGATCACTCTATCTCTCCAAGCACGGCCTTCTGGACCTGCTCGATCGCGAGGTCAGCAGCGACTCCATGTACCCGCCGATCCACTACGTCGACACCTCCATTGAATTCGCCTTTACCCATACCGATGATTACGGTGAATCCTACTTCTCCTTTGTCAACGGCACCTACACCTCCGAGGGCGGCACCCATCTCTCCGCCTTTCGCGAGGGGATACTCAAGGGGGTGAACGAGTTCACCGGCAAGAAGTTCAACGGCCAAGACGTGCGCGACGGCATTGTCGGTATCCTCGCGATCAAGGTGCAGGAGCCGGTGTTCGAGTCCCAGACCAAGAACAAGCTGGGCAACACCGATATCCGCGGTGGAATCGTCAATGCGGTCAAGGATGCGGTGGCCACCCACCTGTATAAATTCCCCGAGGCGGCCGAGGTCCTGGTGGACAAGGTCCAGCGCAACGAACGGGTGCGGCGCGAACTGCAGTCGGTGCGCCGCGATGCCAAGGCCAAGGCCAAGAAGATCGCCTTCAAGATTCCCCAGCTCAAGGACTGCAAATACCACCCTTCCCGCGGCCAGGCTTCCAAGGCCGGGCGGGAAAACATGCTCTTCATCACCGAGGGGCAGTCTGCCGCCGGCTCCATCGTCAGCGCCCGCGATCCCATGATCCAGGCGGTGTTCAGCCTCAAGGGCAAGCCGATGAACGTCTTTGGCCAGCGTCTTGATGTGCTCTACAAGAACGAAGAGATGTACTCGCTGATGCAGGCGCTCAACATCGAGGAGTCAATCAGCGATCTGCGTTACGACAAGGTGATCATCGCCACCGACGCCGATGTCGATGGCCTTCATATACGCAACCTCCTGCTCACTTTCTTCCTCCACTACTTTGAGCAACTGCTCAAGCACGAACGGGTCTATATCCTTGAAACCCCGATTTTCCGTGTACGCAACAAGCAGCAGACCATCTACTGCTATTCGGATGAGGATATGGACAGGGCCTTCAAGACGCTCAAGGCCAAAAGCAAGGCGGACCGCTCGGTCGAGACCACCCGCTTCAAGGGCTTGGGCGAGATTTCCCCGGCGGAATTCAAGCAGTTCATTGGCGCGGATATGCGCATCAAGCAGGTACGACTGGATAGTTTGAGCGAGGTGAGCCGGGTACTGCGGTTCTACATGGGCAAGAACACGCCGGAGCGGAAACAGTACATCATGGATCATCTGATAGTGAGGCCCGAATGA
- the cutA gene encoding divalent-cation tolerance protein CutA codes for MTPFIQVVTTFPDRKGAEKLAAHLLETQLAACVQITPCTSIYRWQGQVEQSDEMVCTIKSRRDLFARLCREIQAMHPYDVPEILASPVVDGGFSYLDWLDKELLPAKENE; via the coding sequence ATGACGCCATTCATCCAAGTGGTCACCACCTTTCCCGATCGAAAGGGTGCGGAAAAACTGGCCGCCCATCTTCTTGAAACCCAGCTGGCCGCCTGCGTGCAGATCACCCCCTGTACCTCGATCTACCGCTGGCAGGGCCAGGTCGAGCAGAGCGATGAGATGGTCTGCACCATCAAGTCGCGCCGGGATCTCTTTGCCCGACTGTGCAGGGAAATTCAGGCCATGCACCCCTATGATGTCCCTGAAATCCTGGCTTCACCGGTGGTAGATGGCGGATTTTCCTATCTGGACTGGCTGGATAAGGAACTGCTTCCAGCCAAGGAGAATGAATGA
- a CDS encoding type III pantothenate kinase, with product MLFAVDVGNSHTVSGIFEKGELIGSWRLQSRQDRTADELAIRYHGLFQMAGINPERITGFIVASVVPTLETSWLHFARNYLTKLRQPPLAVTHDLKLGMKVATETPSEVGADRIVNAVAAWELFHEPLIVIDFGTAITFDCVNGEPAYVGGTIHPGIGISLDALASRTAKLPRLDIDVTPDHPIGTTTVKAIHSGALYGFGGLVDRMVEVLSRQLTPNQERAKTIATGGMAGLIKPYTNTIDAIDQQLTLTGLQLIYRLNCTGKDA from the coding sequence ATGCTCTTCGCGGTCGATGTCGGAAACTCCCACACAGTGAGTGGTATCTTTGAGAAAGGCGAGCTGATAGGGAGTTGGCGGTTGCAGTCTCGTCAGGATCGCACTGCCGATGAACTGGCCATCCGTTATCACGGTCTGTTTCAGATGGCCGGCATCAATCCCGAGCGAATTACCGGCTTTATCGTAGCCTCGGTTGTTCCCACCCTGGAAACCAGCTGGCTCCATTTTGCCCGTAATTACCTCACCAAACTGCGCCAGCCGCCCCTGGCCGTGACCCACGACCTCAAGTTGGGGATGAAGGTGGCCACCGAGACACCCTCGGAGGTAGGCGCGGATCGTATCGTCAACGCGGTGGCTGCCTGGGAGCTCTTCCATGAGCCCCTGATCGTGATCGATTTCGGCACCGCCATCACCTTTGACTGCGTCAACGGCGAACCTGCCTATGTCGGCGGCACCATCCATCCCGGCATCGGCATATCGCTGGACGCGCTCGCCTCCCGCACCGCCAAGCTGCCGCGGCTGGATATCGATGTCACCCCGGATCATCCCATCGGCACCACCACGGTCAAGGCGATTCACTCCGGTGCACTGTACGGATTTGGCGGCCTGGTCGACCGTATGGTCGAGGTGCTGAGCAGACAACTCACGCCCAACCAGGAGCGGGCCAAAACCATTGCCACCGGCGGGATGGCCGGTCTGATCAAACCCTACACCAACACCATTGACGCGATCGACCAGCAACTCACCTTGACCGGTTTGCAGCTGATCTATCGCCTCAACTGCACGGGAAAAGATGCCTGA
- a CDS encoding LD-carboxypeptidase, protein MPELPILPPLLRRGDTIGLLCPAGPVRDVARLQAGIKIMEDLGFAVKLCGPTTPVDGYLAASDNQRIANLHGLWADESVKAILAIRGGFGCLRMVAALDWQLFARHPKWLIGFSDVTILLQGLRERANLVSIHGPVASSLAKSDEASVHSLFSLLTGDIAERIKAKGLEVLRGGSCRGQLIGGNLTTLVHLLATPWDCSWEGRVLLLEDTNEPLYRLDRMLTQLALSGKLEGLGGLILGEFDQGEDNLTNLRLEEALWTRVMELVGPGYPVWGGFPVGHRQRNLALPVGMEVEMDSSTGSLHLITGSVTAA, encoded by the coding sequence ATGCCTGAGTTACCCATTTTGCCTCCCTTGCTGAGGCGCGGCGATACCATCGGCCTGTTGTGTCCGGCCGGACCGGTGCGGGATGTCGCACGCTTGCAGGCCGGCATCAAAATAATGGAGGACCTCGGCTTTGCGGTCAAACTCTGTGGCCCGACAACGCCGGTGGATGGCTACCTCGCGGCCAGCGACAACCAGCGGATCGCCAATCTGCATGGGCTGTGGGCTGATGAGAGCGTCAAGGCGATTCTCGCCATTCGTGGCGGCTTTGGCTGCCTGCGCATGGTGGCGGCGCTCGACTGGCAGCTCTTTGCCCGCCATCCCAAATGGCTGATCGGTTTTAGCGATGTCACCATTTTATTGCAGGGATTACGCGAGCGTGCCAACCTGGTGTCAATCCACGGACCTGTGGCCAGTTCGCTTGCCAAAAGCGATGAGGCCAGTGTTCACTCGCTTTTTAGCCTGTTGACCGGCGATATTGCGGAGCGGATCAAAGCCAAAGGTTTGGAAGTGTTGCGCGGCGGCAGCTGCCGCGGCCAACTGATCGGCGGCAACCTGACAACGCTGGTGCATCTTTTGGCCACCCCCTGGGATTGCAGCTGGGAGGGCAGGGTACTCTTGCTTGAGGACACCAACGAACCTCTCTATCGGCTCGATCGCATGCTGACCCAGCTGGCACTCAGCGGCAAGTTGGAGGGACTCGGGGGGCTGATTTTGGGAGAATTTGACCAGGGCGAGGACAACCTGACCAACCTGCGGCTGGAGGAAGCCCTGTGGACGCGGGTGATGGAGTTGGTCGGCCCCGGGTATCCGGTATGGGGCGGCTTCCCGGTGGGGCACAGGCAACGAAACCTGGCTTTGCCCGTAGGAATGGAGGTTGAGATGGATTCCTCGACAGGCAGCCTGCACCTCATCACCGGCTCGGTCACCGCCGCATGA
- a CDS encoding response regulator transcription factor has translation MSSACTPETESKPVNQANIRPMSSQPTAKDTHRSITLLTENAQGNQDLVKALDKEDFSVQLLDKKNDCLADIPARETELLVLDCGRFSLEELSTLPRIRSVYTGLLMLLIEDIDEMLQVLLYEQGVDDLLLKPVNHLLMAARIRALFRRNQQRSTPAHLLFNGLEINQGLRRATYLGEEIPFTSREFDLLWYLAKNACTTLDRDQLYKAVFGIEYNGYDRSIDMYIARIRSKIASYPSLNAMIKTVRGTGYLFAAEQ, from the coding sequence ATGTCAAGCGCCTGTACCCCCGAGACCGAAAGCAAGCCCGTCAATCAAGCCAATATTCGTCCCATGTCCTCGCAGCCGACTGCCAAAGACACGCATCGATCGATCACGCTGCTCACCGAAAATGCGCAGGGCAATCAAGATTTGGTGAAGGCTCTCGACAAGGAAGATTTTTCCGTCCAGCTCCTTGACAAGAAAAACGACTGCCTCGCCGATATACCGGCACGGGAAACCGAACTGCTGGTCCTCGACTGCGGGCGATTTTCTCTGGAAGAACTCTCCACCCTGCCGCGGATTCGCTCGGTCTATACCGGCCTGTTGATGCTCCTGATTGAAGATATCGATGAGATGCTGCAAGTTTTGCTCTATGAACAGGGGGTGGATGATCTGTTGCTCAAACCGGTGAATCACCTTTTGATGGCAGCCCGCATTCGTGCCCTGTTTCGCCGCAACCAGCAGCGCTCAACCCCGGCGCATCTCCTGTTCAACGGCCTGGAAATCAATCAGGGGCTTCGAAGGGCCACCTACCTTGGCGAGGAAATCCCCTTTACCTCACGCGAGTTCGACCTGCTGTGGTATCTGGCGAAAAACGCCTGCACCACCTTGGATCGGGATCAGCTCTACAAGGCAGTCTTTGGCATCGAATATAACGGCTACGACCGCTCCATCGATATGTACATCGCCCGCATCCGCTCCAAAATCGCCTCCTACCCCAGCCTCAACGCGATGATCAAAACCGTGCGCGGCACAGGATACCTCTTTGCCGCAGAGCAGTAA
- the fliD gene encoding flagellar filament capping protein FliD yields MTTISSSGTVSFSGLASGLDTDSIIESLIEVESAPKTLLEDKITYLEAKQETYDDFNDLLDTFYASVLTLNSENDIKSFNVSNTGSSYFSLSTTSLSSEGSYSVEVVSLAQQQKDISTNYVEDTDTTTLSGEIQIGEETVSYDGVTLEDLVSQINDGEYGVTASLVNDGSDNGYRLMLTADTAGEELDIVATGDITLDTTSDGHTVDGSKAEVKIDGVTYYSSSNTLTSAIKGATLTLNDTSDGSTSKVTIESDAENVIATQLQEMVDAYNAIDEYVDTIYASDSTLGNTLKSVQRSLRNYLTSDALVNAGIETDWESGELTLDTDVLSEAYEADADGLISKLFGDDDSDGIMTSLDDFMTDLMSSSDGFLATKTEKIDEETERLEDSIAAMETRLEKRQELLEAQFSAMEELISSLNSTGDYLTDFFEDYNSSS; encoded by the coding sequence ATGACAACAATCAGCTCAAGCGGAACCGTTTCATTTTCCGGTCTTGCCAGTGGGCTTGATACCGACTCGATCATCGAATCGCTTATCGAGGTCGAAAGCGCGCCCAAGACCCTGCTCGAAGACAAGATCACCTATCTCGAGGCCAAGCAGGAAACCTATGACGATTTCAACGACCTACTCGATACCTTCTACGCCTCGGTCCTTACCCTGAACAGTGAAAACGATATCAAATCGTTCAATGTCAGCAATACCGGATCAAGTTACTTTTCCCTCAGTACCACCAGTCTGTCCAGCGAAGGGTCCTATTCGGTTGAGGTGGTGAGCCTCGCCCAACAGCAGAAGGACATCAGCACCAACTATGTGGAAGATACCGATACCACGACCTTAAGCGGTGAAATTCAAATTGGCGAGGAAACCGTCAGCTACGACGGCGTCACCCTCGAAGATCTGGTCAGCCAGATCAACGATGGCGAATACGGAGTAACCGCCTCCCTGGTCAACGACGGATCCGACAACGGGTACCGGTTGATGCTCACCGCCGATACCGCCGGCGAAGAGCTCGATATCGTCGCCACCGGCGACATCACCCTGGATACGACCAGCGACGGGCACACCGTGGATGGCAGCAAGGCCGAAGTCAAGATCGACGGGGTCACCTACTACAGCTCCTCCAATACCCTGACCTCGGCGATCAAGGGCGCGACTCTGACCCTCAATGACACCAGTGACGGCAGTACCAGCAAGGTCACCATTGAATCGGATGCGGAAAACGTGATCGCCACCCAGCTACAGGAGATGGTGGATGCCTACAACGCCATCGACGAGTACGTGGATACCATCTATGCCTCCGATTCAACCTTGGGCAACACCCTCAAGTCGGTGCAACGCAGCCTGCGCAATTATCTCACCAGCGATGCACTGGTGAACGCAGGCATTGAAACCGATTGGGAATCCGGAGAACTCACCCTGGACACCGACGTCTTGAGCGAGGCCTATGAGGCGGATGCGGATGGACTCATCAGCAAACTGTTCGGCGATGACGACAGCGACGGCATCATGACCAGTTTAGATGACTTCATGACCGATCTGATGAGTTCCAGCGACGGCTTTCTCGCCACCAAGACGGAAAAGATCGATGAGGAGACAGAGCGGCTCGAAGACAGCATCGCGGCCATGGAGACCCGCCTGGAAAAGCGGCAGGAGCTGTTGGAGGCACAGTTTTCCGCCATGGAGGAATTGATCAGCTCACTCAACTCAACCGGCGACTACCTCACCGACTTTTTCGAGGACTACAACAGCTCGTCTTAA
- a CDS encoding sigma-54 dependent transcriptional regulator, with amino-acid sequence MITDVAQNSDIKLADTDFRVLLVDDQPDFARGLARLLARRFPDIQVEAVNNGTSALKALALHPVHLLVTDLRMPEMNGMQLLKEALKRQTDLSIVVLSAYGSIETAVEALRAGAYDFLTKPIEPDQLFRVVEKGVERSRLLAENNRLRLILSQQDAQNELVGESSAMQQLRRSIAAVAQADYTVLIRGESGTGKELAARLIHRLGSRLKQPFLAVNCPSIPENLLESELFGYKRGAFTGAHQDHKGLLTAADTGTIHLDEIGDISPGVQTKLLRFLEDGEVRPLGAHTASTVNVRILASTNQNLEACIADNGFREDLYYRLNVLSLTLPPLRDRIEDIPLLANFFLRRTCREIGVNEKELLPEVLQWMSTLPWPGNVRELQNLVRRLTVFAGTDRIDMALVRLVMGNALPAPMSLSAPQEEALMPYKEAKAAVMDAFTRQYLKDLLPLTKGNISEAARLSGLSRVALQKILARLGEQAANFR; translated from the coding sequence ATGATCACCGACGTTGCCCAGAATTCGGACATAAAGCTCGCAGACACCGACTTCCGCGTTCTCCTGGTCGATGACCAGCCGGATTTTGCCCGCGGCCTCGCCCGGCTTCTTGCTCGCCGTTTTCCAGACATCCAGGTAGAGGCAGTCAACAACGGCACGTCAGCCCTCAAGGCCCTGGCGCTCCATCCGGTCCATCTCCTGGTGACGGATCTGCGTATGCCGGAGATGAACGGCATGCAGCTCTTGAAGGAGGCGCTCAAACGGCAGACCGACCTGAGCATCGTGGTGCTCAGTGCCTATGGATCGATTGAAACCGCGGTCGAGGCCCTGCGCGCCGGCGCCTATGACTTCCTCACCAAACCCATCGAGCCGGACCAGCTCTTTCGCGTCGTCGAAAAGGGGGTGGAGCGAAGCCGGCTGCTTGCGGAAAACAACCGCCTGCGGTTAATTCTGTCCCAGCAGGATGCCCAGAACGAACTGGTGGGCGAGTCGAGCGCCATGCAGCAACTCAGGCGGTCCATCGCCGCGGTGGCCCAGGCCGACTACACCGTGCTCATTCGCGGCGAGTCCGGTACGGGCAAGGAGTTGGCGGCCCGGCTCATCCACCGACTCGGATCCCGGCTGAAGCAGCCCTTTCTTGCCGTCAACTGCCCATCGATTCCGGAAAATCTTCTGGAAAGCGAGCTTTTCGGCTATAAACGCGGAGCCTTTACCGGTGCCCACCAGGATCACAAGGGACTGCTTACCGCAGCAGATACCGGCACCATCCACCTGGACGAGATCGGCGACATCAGCCCTGGGGTGCAGACCAAACTGCTCCGCTTCCTTGAGGACGGCGAGGTTCGACCGCTCGGCGCACACACGGCCAGCACCGTCAATGTGCGCATTCTAGCCTCCACCAACCAGAATTTGGAAGCGTGCATTGCGGATAACGGCTTTCGCGAAGACCTCTATTACCGTCTCAATGTCCTTTCGCTCACCCTGCCTCCGCTTCGGGATCGTATCGAAGACATCCCCCTGCTGGCCAACTTTTTTCTTCGCCGTACCTGCCGGGAAATTGGGGTGAATGAAAAAGAACTCCTGCCGGAGGTGTTGCAGTGGATGTCCACCCTGCCCTGGCCGGGCAATGTGCGCGAGTTGCAGAATCTGGTTCGCCGCTTGACAGTCTTTGCCGGCACCGACCGGATCGACATGGCCCTGGTGCGCCTGGTGATGGGCAACGCCTTGCCAGCCCCCATGTCCCTGTCGGCACCCCAGGAAGAGGCCTTGATGCCCTACAAGGAGGCCAAGGCCGCGGTGATGGATGCCTTTACCCGTCAATATCTGAAGGATCTCCTGCCGTTGACCAAAGGAAACATTTCCGAAGCGGCCCGCCTGTCAGGTCTTTCAAGGGTTGCCCTGCAAAAGATCCTTGCCCGCCTTGGAGAGCAGGCGGCCAATTTTCGCTAG
- a CDS encoding DUF3365 domain-containing protein has product MHLPKPHTLQTKFISGLIFATLLLGVVFSLGFYIHMRNVLEEEVRDKARLIFTHVDSIQHYVRDILRPVMYASLPDSFVLQAMSSSYISRKIMAPVNVSGDGTIYRRVAIDARNPDYEANEVEQNLINFFRKDEKITLWQGYQLLGGEKYYVMSRPVRFDGECMYCHGDPLNAPKTLIDRYGNRGFGKQLGTIAGADFVAISVNSSVGRIEQTILTYFASFGFGALLFFFATNVLFRVLVVNNLKRLQNAFRKNVSEEAEVALLQGIDQEDEVEGLVESIEQMNQHLFDAKVQLQNYAENLRKMVADRTRALSREVEARQKDVQLFVQILENMISSRTRGELWRSTLPQICRRFQAKRIIYICTMGSQDSFVWPEGDVLPQIPANMVEILTGSSCILQGASIFVPVESSSGNAEGLLGLYWASESEAAQHDRNVLMAIGRQLGSSADNLTAIDSLLRQMNVLQTIVEGISDPLVLLDAGCTILTVNDAARQLSLELSHGQRNDGNILPYFFAERDRCPPLKTAISAAQPHLREVTLAEQRSFSLCLYPVSGQDGTVDRIVLYARETTVEKRMQAQVWQAEKMATVGKLTAGLAHEINNPLGVILCYTGLLRQAITDEQQAADLGVIERHTRQAQRVLQDLLNFARPKAADSGCSDACGVLLSIKKVFSIQAGKKGGKLELDIPLSPVVVRIGVGELEQVVSNLIINALDAIPDSDGIIRLTLAAAAAMAIITVEDNGPGIDQEAALHIFDPFYSTKDIGAGTGLGLTVVYGLVTDLGGTIDVSRSNDLHGACFTLYLPLDGQSERQDIP; this is encoded by the coding sequence ATGCATCTGCCTAAACCACATACCCTGCAGACCAAATTCATCTCCGGTCTCATCTTTGCAACCCTGTTGCTGGGGGTTGTGTTTTCCCTGGGTTTTTACATCCATATGCGCAATGTCCTTGAAGAGGAAGTTCGCGACAAGGCCCGTCTGATATTCACCCATGTCGATTCCATCCAGCACTATGTGCGCGATATTCTCAGACCGGTCATGTATGCATCCCTCCCCGATTCGTTCGTTCTCCAGGCCATGTCATCCTCCTATATTTCCCGCAAAATCATGGCACCGGTCAATGTCTCCGGCGACGGAACCATCTACCGCAGGGTCGCTATCGATGCTCGAAATCCGGACTACGAGGCCAACGAGGTAGAGCAGAATCTGATCAACTTCTTTAGAAAGGACGAAAAAATTACGCTTTGGCAGGGATACCAACTGCTGGGCGGTGAAAAATACTATGTCATGTCCCGGCCGGTACGCTTTGACGGGGAGTGCATGTACTGCCATGGTGATCCGCTCAACGCGCCAAAAACCCTGATCGACCGCTATGGAAACCGCGGTTTCGGCAAACAACTCGGTACCATAGCCGGGGCAGATTTTGTCGCTATATCGGTAAACAGCAGCGTAGGCCGAATCGAACAGACCATCCTCACCTACTTTGCCAGCTTCGGATTCGGCGCCCTGCTCTTTTTCTTTGCCACCAACGTGCTCTTCAGGGTTCTGGTGGTCAACAACCTCAAACGGTTGCAAAACGCCTTTCGCAAAAATGTCAGTGAGGAAGCCGAGGTTGCACTTCTCCAGGGTATTGACCAGGAAGACGAGGTTGAGGGGCTGGTCGAATCCATCGAGCAGATGAATCAGCATCTCTTTGATGCCAAGGTGCAGCTGCAGAATTACGCCGAAAACCTGCGCAAGATGGTCGCCGATCGGACCAGAGCGTTGAGCCGCGAGGTGGAAGCACGGCAAAAGGACGTGCAGCTTTTTGTCCAGATTTTGGAGAACATGATTTCAAGCCGCACCCGGGGGGAACTGTGGCGATCGACTCTGCCGCAGATCTGCAGACGGTTCCAGGCCAAACGCATCATCTATATCTGCACCATGGGCTCTCAGGATTCTTTTGTCTGGCCGGAGGGCGATGTCCTCCCCCAAATTCCCGCCAACATGGTCGAGATCCTCACCGGTAGCAGTTGCATCCTTCAGGGGGCGAGCATCTTTGTGCCGGTTGAATCAAGTTCCGGCAATGCCGAAGGATTGCTCGGCTTGTACTGGGCCAGCGAGAGCGAGGCTGCCCAGCATGACCGCAACGTACTCATGGCCATTGGGCGGCAGCTTGGCTCTTCCGCCGACAATCTCACCGCCATTGACAGCCTCCTGCGCCAGATGAACGTATTGCAGACCATTGTCGAGGGCATCAGCGATCCCCTGGTCCTGCTCGATGCAGGCTGCACCATCCTCACCGTCAACGACGCGGCCCGACAACTGAGCCTGGAGCTCAGCCATGGCCAGCGAAACGACGGCAATATCCTGCCCTATTTCTTTGCCGAACGAGACCGGTGCCCACCCTTGAAGACGGCAATCAGTGCCGCTCAGCCCCATCTACGGGAGGTCACCCTGGCGGAACAACGTTCCTTCTCCCTCTGTCTCTATCCGGTGAGCGGACAAGACGGTACCGTGGACCGAATCGTCCTCTATGCCCGTGAAACTACAGTCGAGAAACGGATGCAGGCCCAAGTCTGGCAAGCCGAGAAAATGGCGACCGTGGGCAAACTCACCGCAGGCCTTGCCCATGAGATCAACAACCCCCTGGGCGTGATCCTCTGCTACACCGGTCTGCTGCGCCAGGCCATCACCGATGAGCAGCAGGCGGCCGACCTCGGCGTGATCGAACGCCATACCCGACAGGCGCAGCGAGTCCTTCAGGATCTGCTCAATTTTGCCCGCCCCAAAGCGGCTGATTCCGGATGCTCCGATGCATGTGGGGTACTATTGTCGATCAAGAAGGTGTTTTCCATTCAGGCCGGAAAAAAGGGGGGGAAACTGGAACTCGATATCCCCTTAAGCCCGGTGGTGGTCCGTATCGGCGTGGGAGAATTGGAGCAGGTGGTGAGCAACCTGATTATCAACGCCCTGGATGCCATTCCTGACTCCGACGGCATCATCAGGCTCACCCTTGCAGCGGCGGCAGCCATGGCCATCATCACGGTGGAAGACAATGGTCCAGGCATTGACCAGGAGGCAGCGCTCCATATCTTTGATCCCTTTTACTCCACCAAGGATATCGGTGCCGGTACCGGTCTGGGACTGACGGTTGTCTACGGTTTGGTCACCGATTTGGGCGGCACGATCGACGTCAGCCGCTCAAACGATCTGCACGGGGCGTGTTTTACCCTTTACCTGCCCCTGGATGGGCAAAGCGAGAGACAGGACATTCCATGA